The following are from one region of the Luteolibacter yonseiensis genome:
- the rpsR gene encoding 30S ribosomal protein S18, with the protein MSEPKTIQRRINFRKANRKMTRRRHDIPADQVVSTNPELLTKFTTETGKILPRRVTGVSAKLHRKINNAIKQSRAINLLP; encoded by the coding sequence ATGTCCGAGCCAAAAACAATCCAGCGCCGAATCAACTTCCGTAAGGCGAACCGTAAAATGACGCGCCGCCGTCATGACATCCCTGCGGATCAGGTCGTTTCGACCAATCCGGAGCTTCTCACCAAGTTCACCACCGAAACCGGCAAGATTCTTCCACGCCGCGTCACCGGAGTCTCCGCCAAGCTGCACCGCAAGATCAACAACGCGATCAAGCAGTCCCGCGCGATCAACCTGCTTCCTTGA
- the gatB gene encoding Asp-tRNA(Asn)/Glu-tRNA(Gln) amidotransferase subunit GatB: protein MSYLVTIGLEVHSQVKTQTKMFCACRTSFGDTPNTNTCPVCLGMPGALPVLNREAIEKTLLTGLMIGCGSPEISKWDRKNYFYPDMPKNYQTTQMDLPLCIGGGVPLYDHCYPTDARKSITTANKVVRLNRIHLEEDVAKSTHLGNSSLIDFNRAGTPLMEIVTEPDLESAEEAFAYVRSLQMILQQGGVSDADMEKGQLRCDVNISLRKNASDPLGQKVELKNLNSISAIRRAIHFEIQRQTEELDRGIPQIQSTRRWDDDRGETQMMRTKEDAHDYRYFSCPDLLPIETAPLLAKVRPLVPELPHELAARFEKDLGVTAYDASVLSSDKHLARYFEAVTDAAIPGKKVANFIINNLLGTLNERALGIDECPVAPEKLRALLVLMENGTLAANQAKEVFTVLFDAPEKDPAAIADSLGFKPAAAGELEGLVDQAIANNPAEVEAVKAGNEKLLNFLTGQVMKLATTKPNPKQVTELLRARLL from the coding sequence ATGTCCTACCTCGTCACCATCGGCCTCGAAGTCCACAGCCAGGTCAAGACCCAGACCAAGATGTTCTGCGCCTGCCGCACCTCCTTCGGCGACACGCCGAACACGAACACCTGCCCCGTCTGCCTCGGCATGCCCGGCGCGCTTCCCGTCCTGAACCGCGAGGCCATCGAGAAAACCCTGCTCACCGGCCTCATGATCGGCTGCGGATCGCCGGAAATCTCCAAATGGGACCGGAAAAACTACTTCTACCCGGACATGCCGAAAAACTACCAGACCACGCAGATGGACCTTCCCCTCTGCATCGGTGGCGGCGTCCCGCTCTACGACCACTGCTACCCCACCGACGCCCGCAAGAGCATCACCACCGCGAACAAGGTCGTCCGCCTCAACCGCATCCACCTTGAGGAGGACGTCGCGAAATCCACCCACCTCGGGAACTCCTCGCTCATCGACTTCAACCGCGCCGGCACCCCCCTCATGGAGATCGTCACCGAGCCGGACCTCGAATCCGCGGAAGAAGCCTTCGCCTACGTCCGCTCGCTCCAGATGATCCTCCAGCAGGGCGGTGTTTCCGACGCGGACATGGAAAAAGGCCAGCTCCGCTGCGATGTGAACATCTCCCTCCGCAAGAACGCCTCCGACCCGCTCGGCCAGAAGGTGGAGCTGAAAAACCTCAACTCCATCTCCGCCATCCGCCGCGCCATCCATTTCGAGATCCAGCGCCAGACCGAGGAGCTCGACCGCGGCATCCCGCAGATCCAGTCCACCCGCCGCTGGGACGACGACCGGGGCGAGACCCAGATGATGCGGACCAAGGAGGACGCGCACGACTACCGCTACTTCTCCTGCCCGGACCTCCTGCCCATCGAGACCGCGCCGCTGCTCGCGAAAGTCCGCCCGCTCGTCCCCGAGCTGCCGCACGAACTCGCCGCCCGCTTCGAGAAAGACCTCGGCGTCACCGCCTACGACGCCTCCGTGCTCTCCTCGGACAAACACCTCGCCCGATACTTCGAGGCCGTCACCGACGCCGCCATCCCCGGCAAAAAAGTCGCGAATTTCATCATCAACAACCTGCTCGGGACCCTCAACGAGCGCGCGCTCGGCATCGACGAATGCCCCGTCGCCCCGGAAAAACTCCGCGCCCTGCTCGTCCTCATGGAAAACGGCACCCTCGCCGCGAACCAGGCCAAGGAAGTCTTCACCGTCCTCTTCGACGCCCCGGAAAAAGACCCCGCCGCCATCGCCGACAGCCTCGGCTTCAAGCCCGCCGCCGCCGGCGAGCTTGAAGGCCTCGTGGACCAGGCCATCGCCAACAACCCCGCCGAAGTCGAAGCCGTCAAAGCCGGAAACGAAAAACTCCTCAACTTCCTCACCGGCCAGGTCATGAAACTCGCCACCACCAAGCCGAACCCGAAACAGGTCACCGAGCTCCTCAGGGCCCGTCTCCTCTGA
- a CDS encoding HPr family phosphocarrier protein, with product MAKKDFTILNKLGIHARPAAQFVKTANRFQADIFVEKDGEEVDGKSIMGLMMLAAGHGSIISVSADGSDEEAALEAIGDLITRKFEED from the coding sequence ATGGCCAAAAAAGACTTCACCATCCTTAACAAGCTCGGCATCCACGCTCGCCCCGCCGCGCAATTCGTCAAAACGGCCAACCGTTTCCAAGCGGACATCTTCGTCGAGAAGGATGGCGAGGAAGTGGATGGCAAAAGCATCATGGGTCTCATGATGCTCGCGGCCGGCCACGGTTCCATCATCTCCGTCAGTGCCGACGGCTCGGACGAGGAAGCCGCTCTCGAAGCGATCGGTGATCTCATCACCCGCAAGTTCGAGGAGGATTGA
- a CDS encoding SRPBCC family protein translates to MTVHQLQQEQRLPISREEAWEFFSTPRNLDAITPKEIGFEILSQPGERMYDGQIISYRMKILPLVRVGWVTEIKSVDWGNSFVDEQRFGPYKLWHHRHTFEDVPGGVLMRDLVHYGLGFGPFGAIAHAVFVRRKLESIFNFRREILERRFGVL, encoded by the coding sequence ATGACCGTCCACCAGCTCCAGCAAGAACAACGCCTGCCGATTTCCCGAGAGGAGGCATGGGAGTTTTTCTCGACGCCCCGGAATCTGGACGCGATCACACCGAAGGAGATCGGGTTCGAGATCCTCAGCCAGCCGGGCGAGCGGATGTATGACGGCCAGATCATTTCCTACCGGATGAAGATCCTGCCGCTGGTGCGGGTGGGCTGGGTGACCGAGATCAAGTCCGTGGACTGGGGAAACTCCTTCGTCGATGAGCAACGCTTCGGTCCCTACAAACTCTGGCACCACCGCCACACCTTCGAGGACGTCCCCGGCGGTGTGCTGATGCGGGACCTTGTCCACTACGGCCTCGGCTTCGGCCCGTTCGGAGCCATCGCGCACGCGGTGTTCGTGAGGAGGAAGCTGGAATCGATCTTCAACTTCCGCCGGGAGATCCTGGAGCGGAGGTTCGGGGTGCTTTGA
- a CDS encoding nucleotidyl transferase AbiEii/AbiGii toxin family protein codes for MASRFKNRRIPVFPYIDLIWVDDSTFAKMAEADPADARKERVPVINFRALLAMKLYALKDGQTRQHKDLLDIRALLSYGYLKIPDEEFKVLCERYSGPLAYDQIKSNS; via the coding sequence ATGGCCTCACGTTTCAAAAACCGCAGAATCCCGGTGTTCCCCTACATCGATCTGATCTGGGTGGACGACTCCACATTTGCGAAAATGGCGGAAGCGGATCCGGCCGATGCCCGCAAGGAAAGAGTCCCAGTCATCAATTTCCGGGCGCTGCTCGCCATGAAGCTTTACGCACTGAAAGACGGACAAACCCGCCAGCACAAAGATCTGCTCGATATCCGCGCCCTTCTGAGCTACGGTTATCTCAAGATTCCCGACGAAGAGTTCAAGGTCCTCTGCGAACGTTACTCCGGTCCGCTGGCTTACGACCAAATCAAATCAAACTCATGA
- the rpmG gene encoding 50S ribosomal protein L33, with the protein MPREIIILECTEAKAEGKPTSRYVTTRNKKSLRTPGRLEKVKFNHFLKRRTLHRELR; encoded by the coding sequence ATGCCACGCGAGATCATCATTCTAGAATGCACCGAAGCGAAAGCCGAGGGCAAGCCGACTTCACGTTACGTCACCACGCGTAACAAAAAGAGCCTCCGCACGCCGGGTCGTCTCGAGAAAGTGAAATTCAACCACTTCCTCAAGCGCCGCACCCTTCACCGCGAACTCCGCTAA